In the Flavobacterium sp. 90 genome, TATCAATGTTGGAGGCTCATGTTGGGAATAAATTATTTAACCGAAAGTCAAAAGGCGTAGAACCAACGGAATACGCTAAGTTACTCAATAATTTGATTATTGATGCGCTTGATCGACTTGAAAATGTAGAGAATACTTTTCGGGCAAAAGCCGAAGATGCAAATCGGTTAATATCGGTTGGTATTTCTAAAGATCTTTTTAATTGCATTGGTAATCTGCTGATTGCTAAATTTGATTTAATCGATTTTACTTTTGCAGATAACGATGCACTTTTTGCACTTGTCGATGCTAAAAAACTTGATTTTGCAATTACGACAAAAAGGTTTGACACATTTGACACTGTTTATGAAATCGTCGGAAAAATTAAACTGATAATGGTTGCGCCTGTTAGTTTGGATGCAACAGAATTCCGTCAGAAATTAAAAGCAGACAATTATACAGAAATCGAGCTTTGGCTTAATGAACAAAAATGGTACAGTCATGATGCCAGAATTCCACATATAAAATTATTCTGGTTGCATGCTTTCAATAAAAAAAGACCTGCAATGGTGCCTAATTATATTATTCCGTCAGAATCTGAAATGCTTAGAATGTTGGTGGATAATGAAGGAGTTGCTATAACGTGGAATTGTAACGCGCGAAAATATATTAAAGAAAACAGATTGCAGTTGTTGTGGAATAGTTTTCATGTACCGGAAGAATTTGTCTATTTATTAACCGCAAAAAACAATAATCTGAATTCGTTTTTTGATGTTATTGCTAAAGAACTTAAGCTATTTTTTGGTAACAGATTATGATTTTAATCATTTTTATTGGGTTTTTTATAAGGTAACTTTGAGTAA is a window encoding:
- a CDS encoding LysR family transcriptional regulator encodes the protein MVNLEWYRTFKAVYKNGNFSIAAKELFMSQPAVSQQISMLEAHVGNKLFNRKSKGVEPTEYAKLLNNLIIDALDRLENVENTFRAKAEDANRLISVGISKDLFNCIGNLLIAKFDLIDFTFADNDALFALVDAKKLDFAITTKRFDTFDTVYEIVGKIKLIMVAPVSLDATEFRQKLKADNYTEIELWLNEQKWYSHDARIPHIKLFWLHAFNKKRPAMVPNYIIPSESEMLRMLVDNEGVAITWNCNARKYIKENRLQLLWNSFHVPEEFVYLLTAKNNNLNSFFDVIAKELKLFFGNRL